The Xylanibacillus composti genome includes a window with the following:
- the cimA gene encoding citramalate synthase, which produces MSKAVTIFDTTLRDGTQGEGISLSVEDKLKITLKLDEMGVHYIEGGWPGSNNKDIEFFHRVKDLKLKHAKITAFGSTRRKLTPPEEDANLKAILDAGVSCATIFGKSWDFHVHKALQTTLEENLAMIYDSVRYLKDNGLEVIYDGEHFFDGYKNNPEYALATIKKAEEAGADWIILCDTNGGTLPHEITDIVKDVKSKVNVQIGIHAHNDCELGVANSIAAVQAGARQVQGTINGFGERCGNANLCSVIPNLQLKLDYTCISPEQLATLTNVARYVNELANVNMPVNQPFVGTAAFAHKGGIHVSAILRHAKTYEHITPELVGNKQRVLVSELAGQSNLVFKAQELGIDFNANNSETKKIIQDIKDLEHQGYQFEGADASLELLLRQASGQVESVFEVESFKLLVAKTADQPVVSEAIVKLKVHGEEVYMAAEGNGPVNALDNALRKALLQYYPDIQDMHLSDYKVRVLDEKDATAAKVRVLVESTDFQNTWSTVGVSTNVIEASWQALVDSIRYSLIGKSRIDPAKDEQRERLGLVNH; this is translated from the coding sequence ATGAGCAAGGCAGTCACCATATTCGATACCACTCTGCGTGATGGCACACAGGGTGAAGGAATCAGCCTCTCGGTAGAGGATAAGCTGAAAATCACCCTGAAGCTGGATGAAATGGGTGTCCATTATATTGAAGGCGGTTGGCCCGGAAGCAACAACAAGGACATCGAATTTTTCCATCGGGTAAAAGACTTGAAGCTGAAGCATGCCAAGATCACCGCATTCGGCAGCACGCGGCGCAAATTGACGCCGCCTGAGGAGGATGCCAACCTGAAGGCCATCCTGGATGCAGGCGTTTCCTGCGCCACGATCTTCGGCAAGTCATGGGATTTCCACGTGCACAAGGCGCTGCAGACGACGCTGGAAGAAAATCTCGCCATGATTTACGATTCGGTTCGCTACTTGAAGGACAACGGGCTGGAAGTGATTTACGATGGGGAGCACTTCTTCGACGGGTACAAGAACAATCCGGAATACGCGCTGGCCACGATCAAGAAAGCGGAGGAAGCCGGGGCGGATTGGATCATTCTGTGCGATACGAACGGCGGCACGCTCCCGCATGAAATTACAGACATCGTGAAGGATGTCAAATCCAAGGTCAACGTGCAGATCGGCATCCACGCCCATAACGATTGCGAACTTGGCGTAGCCAACAGCATCGCCGCCGTTCAGGCCGGCGCCCGCCAGGTGCAGGGAACGATCAACGGCTTTGGCGAACGGTGCGGCAACGCCAACCTATGCTCGGTCATTCCGAATTTGCAGCTGAAGCTGGACTACACATGCATCTCTCCGGAACAGCTTGCGACATTGACCAATGTTGCCCGCTACGTCAACGAGCTTGCCAATGTCAACATGCCTGTCAACCAGCCTTTTGTCGGCACGGCCGCATTCGCGCATAAGGGCGGCATTCATGTATCGGCGATATTGCGCCATGCCAAGACCTACGAGCACATAACGCCTGAGCTTGTCGGCAACAAGCAGCGGGTTCTTGTGTCCGAGCTTGCCGGTCAAAGCAACCTTGTGTTCAAAGCGCAGGAGCTCGGAATCGATTTCAACGCGAACAACAGCGAGACCAAGAAGATCATCCAGGATATCAAGGATCTTGAGCATCAAGGCTATCAATTCGAAGGCGCCGATGCCTCCCTGGAGCTGCTGCTTCGTCAGGCATCCGGTCAGGTGGAGTCCGTCTTCGAGGTGGAATCGTTCAAGCTGCTGGTTGCGAAAACCGCTGATCAGCCTGTCGTGTCTGAAGCGATCGTCAAGCTGAAGGTTCACGGCGAAGAGGTATACATGGCTGCCGAAGGCAACGGTCCGGTCAACGCCCTCGACAATGCGCTGCGCAAAGCGCTGCTGCAATATTATCCGGATATTCAGGATATGCACTTGTCTGATTACAAGGTGAGAGTGCTCGACGAGAAGGATGCCACTGCCGCAAAAGTGCGCGTGCTCGTCGAATCAACCGACTTCCAGAACACCTGGAGCACGGTAGGCGTGTCTACGAACGTCATTGAAGCGAGCTGGCAAGCGCTTGTGGACAGCATCCGCTATTCGTTGATCGGCAAGAGCCGGATCGATCCGGCCAAGGACGAGCAGCGGGAAAGATTGGGCCTGGTCAATCACTGA
- a CDS encoding DNA polymerase IV, which produces MKKVDDFYPARGRIVLHIDMNAFYCSVHEAEDPDTYKGKPCAVAGSVEQRRGILVTASYAARAKGVRTGMQVREALKRCPELLLIQPDFALYRQYSKRFVKIVESYTPLVQVMSIDECYADITGSKQFGTPIEIARSIQRRIREELSLPCSIGLAPNKLLAKVASDMKKPNGLTVLRRRDVPQLLWDKPCSYMYGIGAKTAAKLEKLGIRTLGQLAKADERLLSDRFGIMGPALIRAANGIDDSPVNPEREPNKSIGHTTTLPENITAYEEASRVYLNIADQVCRRLRRQKLVAHTVQITIRDPGMKTITRSQTLNSPTDDVREVYKAACELHRTQWKEGKEIRLLGITLQGLEEKDRAARQLDLFSYEEAPKRDKLLATMDRLRDKFGESSLLTAGMLSEDPSALIRDHKRRGTSLQKDMLWAENEGSGEENDPS; this is translated from the coding sequence ATGAAAAAGGTGGACGATTTCTATCCGGCAAGAGGGCGGATTGTGCTGCATATTGATATGAATGCCTTTTACTGTTCGGTGCACGAGGCGGAAGATCCCGATACCTATAAGGGCAAGCCGTGTGCAGTAGCCGGCAGTGTGGAGCAGCGGCGAGGCATTCTCGTGACTGCTTCTTATGCAGCCCGAGCCAAGGGCGTGCGGACAGGCATGCAGGTGAGGGAAGCGCTGAAGCGATGCCCTGAGCTGCTGCTGATTCAGCCGGATTTCGCCCTCTATCGCCAATATTCCAAAAGATTCGTGAAAATCGTGGAAAGCTATACGCCGCTCGTGCAAGTCATGTCCATTGACGAATGCTATGCGGACATTACAGGCTCCAAGCAGTTCGGCACACCGATTGAAATTGCCCGCTCTATCCAGCGGCGTATCCGGGAGGAGCTGTCCTTGCCGTGCTCCATTGGATTGGCGCCGAACAAGCTGCTTGCCAAGGTAGCCTCTGATATGAAGAAGCCGAACGGCTTGACCGTGCTTCGCCGGCGGGATGTGCCCCAATTGCTTTGGGACAAGCCTTGTTCTTACATGTACGGCATCGGCGCCAAAACCGCAGCCAAGCTGGAGAAGCTCGGCATTCGCACGCTCGGCCAGCTGGCTAAGGCGGACGAGCGCCTGCTCAGCGACCGCTTCGGCATTATGGGGCCCGCCTTGATTCGTGCGGCCAACGGGATCGACGATTCGCCGGTCAATCCCGAACGCGAGCCGAACAAGTCGATCGGGCATACGACCACGCTGCCCGAGAACATCACGGCATACGAAGAGGCGAGCCGGGTGTATCTGAATATTGCCGATCAGGTTTGCCGCAGGCTGCGCAGGCAGAAGCTGGTTGCGCATACGGTCCAAATCACCATTCGCGACCCGGGCATGAAGACCATTACCCGTTCGCAGACGCTGAATTCCCCCACTGACGATGTGCGGGAAGTATACAAGGCAGCCTGCGAGCTGCACCGGACGCAATGGAAGGAAGGAAAGGAGATCAGGCTGCTTGGCATTACGCTGCAGGGACTGGAGGAGAAGGACAGGGCCGCGCGGCAGCTTGATTTGTTCAGTTATGAAGAAGCTCCCAAGCGGGACAAGCTGCTGGCGACGATGGACCGTCTGCGCGACAAGTTCGGCGAGAGTTCGCTCTTGACAGCGGGAATGCTGAGCGAAGATCCTTCCGCGCTTATCCGCGATCACAAGAGGAGAGGGACGAGTCTGCAGAAGGACATGTTATGGGCCGAGAACGAGGGCTCCGGGGAGGAGAATGATCCCTCCTAA
- a CDS encoding TlpA family protein disulfide reductase: MRNLAVMLVIVALVGVAVYQNVISESAALPTEEAPKQNFLAPSFSAETMSGDEIEIGGARDKALLLNFWAAWCHPCHTEAPDLAAFADKYKDDLDIVAVNVTNIDDLDNARDFVDEYGFTFPIPLDPKGDIQKLYNVYSYPTTFLVNRDGVIRHVILGIRPPNDLERMIKDTIKG; the protein is encoded by the coding sequence GTGAGGAATTTGGCTGTGATGCTTGTCATCGTTGCATTGGTCGGCGTCGCTGTTTACCAAAATGTCATATCGGAAAGCGCCGCACTGCCTACAGAGGAAGCGCCCAAACAGAATTTTTTGGCGCCGAGCTTCTCAGCGGAAACGATGTCCGGGGACGAAATTGAAATCGGAGGGGCGCGCGACAAGGCACTGCTGTTGAATTTCTGGGCGGCCTGGTGTCATCCGTGTCATACCGAGGCGCCGGATTTGGCAGCGTTCGCGGACAAGTACAAGGACGATTTGGATATTGTAGCCGTGAATGTGACGAACATCGATGATCTGGACAATGCGAGGGACTTCGTAGACGAATACGGGTTTACATTCCCAATCCCTCTCGACCCGAAAGGGGACATACAGAAGCTGTACAATGTTTACAGCTATCCGACGACCTTTCTGGTGAATCGGGACGGGGTCATTCGCCACGTGATCCTGGGCATACGCCCTCCGAACGATCTGGAGCGCATGATCAAGGATACGATAAAGGGATAG
- a CDS encoding cache domain-containing sensor histidine kinase, with the protein MKRMFQMIRYLMLERTISQTILLSYLLVNLLLLLLLGLLSIQDSTKILTEEIIASSNKVMEQAASGLSFNLEETRRSLVLLAGNYAAISIMGEKSPVQMSNILQYERSLKEITAGIHTYQSLISDVLILGKNGYVLNLDGRNSLNWEYAFEEQPWVQEAFNTRQKGNFFSLGIHLQDYYLPHDISRYEQPTLSVAMQVRGFGGKVVGAVIANLDLNKINGMFERSAYQSSGNIFLVDENRRIIVHQDRRKIGETLYFEGMNQIDREAAGNFTAKINDDEHLIIYQPTLISGWKMLSTVPMTEITNQSAPIKSNLARILYLCIVLNILISAFITYRISRPVNKLLRTLDRIGEDDGSLYVYAQHYRYRELNYIGNKFRELMIRINQLIEQNYLSQISLKEEELKALQSQINPHFLFNTLQLLQTEIVCGNMASSNHIVVSLSNLFRYSMRQAEEVVELRKEIEHVKDYLYIMNKKYNDRISISMHIPQDLQSVQVPKLILQPIVENSIRHGFGDDRREGSIQLYAARVRRGLLFMVRDNGKGMDQESLRMLRKHIEKPNRKTGNIGLYNVSQRIKLKYGNEYGIILRSSEGAYMTVYLILPAVP; encoded by the coding sequence ATGAAGAGAATGTTTCAAATGATCCGATATTTGATGCTGGAGAGAACCATTTCTCAGACGATCCTGTTATCCTATCTGCTAGTTAATTTATTGCTTCTGTTGCTGCTGGGCCTATTATCGATTCAGGACTCTACTAAAATCCTGACCGAAGAAATTATTGCATCCAGCAACAAAGTCATGGAGCAAGCCGCATCGGGATTAAGCTTCAATCTGGAGGAGACAAGACGTTCTTTGGTTTTGTTGGCAGGCAACTATGCAGCGATTTCTATTATGGGAGAGAAGAGTCCGGTCCAGATGAGCAATATTTTGCAATATGAACGAAGTTTGAAGGAAATCACTGCTGGCATTCATACGTATCAATCGTTAATCAGTGATGTCTTAATATTAGGCAAGAACGGCTATGTGCTTAATTTGGACGGCCGGAACTCACTAAACTGGGAATATGCGTTTGAAGAACAGCCGTGGGTTCAGGAAGCATTCAATACCAGGCAAAAAGGGAATTTCTTCAGTCTGGGTATCCACCTGCAGGATTATTATCTTCCGCACGACATTTCCCGTTATGAACAGCCGACTTTATCTGTTGCGATGCAAGTCAGGGGATTCGGCGGCAAAGTCGTGGGCGCCGTCATTGCCAACCTCGATCTGAATAAGATCAACGGCATGTTTGAACGAAGCGCCTATCAAAGCAGCGGGAACATCTTCCTGGTAGATGAAAATCGGCGGATCATCGTTCATCAAGACCGCAGAAAAATTGGAGAGACGCTTTATTTCGAAGGAATGAATCAGATCGATCGGGAAGCGGCAGGGAACTTCACGGCGAAGATCAATGACGATGAGCATCTGATTATTTATCAGCCTACACTGATCTCCGGATGGAAGATGCTTTCTACCGTTCCCATGACTGAGATCACAAATCAGTCTGCACCGATCAAGTCTAACCTCGCACGGATTCTTTACTTATGTATTGTGCTGAACATCTTGATCAGCGCATTTATAACCTATCGCATATCGCGTCCTGTAAATAAACTGCTGCGGACGCTGGACCGGATCGGGGAGGATGACGGGTCGCTCTATGTCTATGCCCAGCATTACCGCTATCGGGAGCTGAACTATATTGGGAACAAGTTCAGGGAGCTGATGATCCGGATTAATCAATTGATCGAACAAAACTACTTGTCCCAAATCTCTCTCAAAGAAGAGGAATTAAAAGCGCTCCAATCGCAGATCAATCCGCACTTCCTGTTCAACACGCTGCAGCTTCTGCAGACGGAAATCGTATGCGGGAATATGGCTTCGTCCAATCACATTGTAGTATCTCTCAGCAACCTGTTCCGATACTCGATGAGACAAGCGGAAGAAGTCGTTGAACTGAGGAAAGAAATCGAGCATGTTAAGGATTATCTGTATATTATGAATAAAAAGTATAATGACCGGATTTCGATATCTATGCATATCCCGCAAGACCTGCAATCTGTGCAGGTTCCCAAATTAATTTTGCAGCCTATCGTAGAAAATTCCATTCGCCACGGATTCGGCGACGATCGGCGAGAAGGCTCCATTCAATTGTATGCGGCCAGGGTGAGGAGGGGGCTGTTATTCATGGTCCGCGATAACGGGAAAGGGATGGATCAAGAAAGTCTGAGAATGCTACGCAAACATATCGAAAAGCCGAATCGCAAAACAGGAAACATCGGGCTTTATAATGTCAGCCAAAGAATCAAGCTGAAGTACGGGAATGAGTACGGCATCATCCTTCGAAGCTCGGAAGGCGCATATATGACAGTATATTTGATTCTGCCGGCTGTTCCTTGA
- a CDS encoding ferredoxin produces the protein MAKYTWVEKDTCIACGACGATAPDIYDYDDEGLAEVIFGDDGNTGTTEIPEDLYDDMQDALDGCPTDSIKVGDEPFNK, from the coding sequence ATGGCAAAATATACATGGGTGGAGAAAGATACTTGCATTGCATGTGGCGCATGCGGCGCAACAGCACCTGACATCTATGATTACGATGACGAGGGTCTGGCAGAAGTCATTTTCGGAGATGACGGAAATACTGGCACAACTGAGATTCCGGAAGATCTTTATGATGATATGCAAGACGCATTGGATGGTTGCCCGACCGATTCCATCAAAGTCGGAGACGAGCCATTTAACAAATAA